The Strix aluco isolate bStrAlu1 chromosome 1, bStrAlu1.hap1, whole genome shotgun sequence genome has a window encoding:
- the NQO2 gene encoding ribosyldihydronicotinamide dehydrogenase [quinone]: MAGRKVLIVYAHQEPRSFNGSMKRIAVEELSKQGCSVTVSDLYAMQFEPRATRNDVVGCLHNSEEFNYGVETWEAYKRGGLSNDVIEEQKKVEKADLLIFQFPLYWFSMPAIMKGWMDRVLVQGFAHEFPNCYDSGLLKNKLAMFSFTTGGSEEMYAKGSINGDIRYLLWPMQHGIMHFCGVKVLAPHICFAPEYVSEEKRKEMLIAWAQRLKTLWKEEPINCSPEWYFQ; the protein is encoded by the exons ATGGCAG GGAGAAAAGTCCTGATAGTCTATGCACATCAAGAGCCCAGGTCCTTCAATGGATCTATGAAGAGGATTGCTGTGGAAGAATTGAGCAAGCAGGGCTGCAGTGTCACAGTTTCTGATTTATATGCAATGCAGTTTGAGCCACGAGCAACAAGAAATGATGTTGTTG GTTGCTTGCACAACTCAGAAGAGTTCAATTATGGTGTGGAGACATGGGAAGCTTACAAGAGAGGAGGTTTGTCCAACGATGTGATTGAAGAGCAAAAGAAGGTGGAGAAAGCAGACTTACTGATTTTTCAG TTTCCCTTGTATTGGTTCAGCATGCCAGCAATCATGAAGGGCTGGATGGACAGAGTCTTGGTCCAAGGATTTGCTCATGAATTTCCAAATTGTTATGATTCTGGTTTGCTCAAG AACAAATTAGCCATGTTTTCTTTCACCACTGGAGGAAGCGAAGAGATGTATGCAAAAGGAAGTATCAATGGTGACATTCGCTATCTCCTGTGGCCCATGCAG CATGGAATTATGCACTTTTGTGGTGTCAAAGTCCTTGCACCTCACATCTGCTTCGCTCCGGAGTATGTGtctgaagagaagaggaaggagatgcTGATTGCCTGGGCCCAGCGTCTAAAGACTCTTTGGAAGGAAGAACCCATAAACTGCTCTCCTGAGTGGTATTTCCAGTAA